A window from Malania oleifera isolate guangnan ecotype guangnan chromosome 7, ASM2987363v1, whole genome shotgun sequence encodes these proteins:
- the LOC131160663 gene encoding RING-H2 finger protein ATL52-like: MAFVHRKLLPAEPRSNPTEKGCSKFCDDENVIDRCPKSCVLECPSRCSNLSNSESDPVSDPSDQIEHHVHHFTISVALLIVFCMIGILIFFAVSWIIIFKCFPEESSSDSTQSDDTEEEDFLDSNRGPTLPHPIWFINTVGLQQSAIDAITICKYKAGDGLVEGTECSVCLAEFQEDESLRLLPKCSHAFHLPCIDTWLRSHKNCPLCRAPVIAEGDNLNPADSNSSVSGTAEETQMENYENHGSEQLGEGGTSEMRDDDRDLGALPTGDERFRPFSGVSNCELRVVVSDLTDENRSVEELQLVRRSFSFDSPSALAIHNAAASVLVHPSEQGGTAADSHMEEGKRMKKLIVGKKGFGNLSLCKMMKSYSLGRCLDMGPVSMKRSFSGGKVLGCIQNRRHSSSLFP, translated from the coding sequence ATGGCTTTTGTTCATAGAAAACTATTGCCGGCAGAACCTAGGTCGAACCCTACCGAAAAGGGGTGTTCAAAATTCTGTGATGATGAAAATGTGATCGATCGTTGTCCGAAATCATGCGTCTTGGAATGCCCTTCTCGCTGCTCCAACCTTTCAAATTCAGAATCAGATCCTGTTTCTGATCCATCCGATCAAATCGAGCATCATGTCCACCATTTTACCATATCTGTCGCGCTTCTCATCGTGTTCTGCATGATCGGCATCCTGATTTTTTTCGCCGTCTCGTGgattatcattttcaaatgcttTCCCGAGGAGAGCAGTTCGGATTCAACGCAATCCGATGATACCGAGGAAGAAGATTTTCTGGACTCGAATCGCGGCCCAACTTTACCCCACCCTATCTGGTTCATCAACACCGTCGGCCTCCAACAATCCGCCATTGATGCCATTACCATCTGCAAGTACAAAGCAGGGGACGGTTTGGTTGAAGGGACGGAGTGCTCTGTATGCCTCGCTGAGTTTCAAGAGGACGAGAGCCTCCGGCTTCTCCCCAAGTGCAGCCACGCGTTTCACCTCCCGTGTATCGATACCTGGTTGAGATCCCACAAGAACTGTCCCCTGTGTCGAGCTCCTGTAATCGCCGAAGGCGATAATCTGAACCCGGCGGATTCAAATTCGAGTGTTTCCGGTACGGCGGAAGAAACCCAGATGGAGAATTACGAAAATCACGGCTCAGAACAACTGGGAGAAGGCGGGACTAGCGAAATGAGAGATGACGATCGGGATTTGGGGGCATTGCCGACAGGAGACGAAAGGTTCCGGCCTTTTTCCGGCGTGTCGAACTGTGAACTCCGAGTGGTGGTAAGCGATTTGACGGACGAAAATCGTTCCGTAGAAGAATTGCAGCTAGTGAGGAGGTCGTTTTCCTTCGATTCACCTTCTGCGTTGGCTATTCATAACGCCGCGGCGAGTGTTCTCGTTCATCCGTCAGAGCAGGGAGGAACTGCAGCAGATTCGCATATGGAAGAGGGCAAGAGGATGAAGAAATTGATTGTGGGGAAGAAGGGATTTGGGAATTTGAGTTTGTGCAAGATGATGAAAAGTTATTCTCTGGGGCGGTGTTTGGATATGGGTCCTGTTTCGATGAAGAGGTCATTCTCCGGTGGAAAGGTTTTGGGTTGCATACAGAACAGAAGACACAGCTCATCCCTCTTCCCGTAG